A single Lactuca sativa cultivar Salinas chromosome 8, Lsat_Salinas_v11, whole genome shotgun sequence DNA region contains:
- the LOC111919916 gene encoding glycerophosphocholine acyltransferase 1: MSSTEDSEDYSYGGRRFQRVKQRLKDRSRRVAQTKEKTKEILSKQAVKIAKHAEEHESFITKVTHFLGVFAYGAFCFILGARPQDVRYIYILFYITFVPLRWIYYRYKKWHYYLLDFCYYANTLCLIMLLFFPRNQKLFMVTFSFAEGPLAWALIIWRCSLVFSSVDKIVSVLIHLLPGVVFFTLCWWDPEFFEAMYPEGHAHARGVSWRSVESQSFLCTWLFTVPLFAYGIWQLLYFLIVNVLRRQRLLKDPEVMTSYRGLSNKARKANNVWWRLSGCLGDQNRMLMYILLQAIFTVATMALTVPIFLSYELHLIFQILKASAAVWNGGQFLLEVMPRQVVLKEKKKLEVAAPVQGN; this comes from the exons ATGTCGAGCACTGAAGATTCAGAAGATTATTCATATGGCGGACGTCGATTTCAAAGGGTGAAGCAGAGGCTAAAAGATCGATCCAGG AGAGTCGCCCaaacaaaagaaaaaacaaaGGAGATATTGTCCAAACAAGCTGTGAAGATCGCCAAACATGCTGAAGAACATGAAAGCTTCATCACCAAG GTAACTCATTTTTTGGGTGTCTTCGCATATGGGGCATTTTGTTTCATATTGGGTGCAA GGCCCCAAGATGTTCGATATATATACATTTTGTTCTACATCACCTTCGTTCCTCTTCGATGGATTTACTATCGGTATAAAAAATGGCACTATTATCTTTTG GATTTCTGCTACTATGCCAATACCCTGTGTTTGATCATGCTTTTGTTCTTTCCTCGAAATCAAAAGCTTTTCATGGTTACCTTCTCATTTGCAGAG GGACCTCTAGCATGGGCGTTGATCATTTGGCGTTGTAGCTTGGTTTTTAGTTCAGTTGACAAAATTGTAAGCGTCCTTATACATCTTTTACCAG GTGTGGTTTTCTTTACGCTATGCTGGTGGGACCCGGAATTCTTTGAAGCCATGTATCCAGAGGGACATGCACATGCACGAGGAGTTTCATGGCGTAGCGTAGAAAGCCAATCGTTCCTGTGTACATGGCTATTCACAGTTCCTTTGTTTGCGTATGGCATTTGGCAGCTTCTTTATTTTCTTATAGTAAATGTCCTTCGTCGACAGCGCCTCTTAAAGGATCCTGAAGTCATGACTTCCTACAG GGGGCTATCAAATAAGGCACGTAAAGCAAACAACGTATGGTGGAGATTAAGCGGGTGTCTTGGAGACCAAAATCGCATGCTTATGTACATTCTGCTTCAAGCCATTTTCACAGTAGCAACAATGGCGCTTACAGTTCCCATATTCCTGTCATATGAATTACACCTTATTTTCCAGATACTCAAAGCTTCTGCAGCTGTATGGAATGGAGGTCAATTCTTATTGGAGGTCATGCCACGTCAAGTGGTTCTCAAGGAGAAGAAAAAGCTAGAGGTGGCAGCGCCAGTACAAGGAAACTGA